The proteins below are encoded in one region of Alistipes communis:
- a CDS encoding RagB/SusD family nutrient uptake outer membrane protein — protein MKTLQKILATILLGAACSSCDLTLIPEDTVTPQTFFKTETDLRLWTNQFYTMLESPDNAAGLNADDMVDKSMGDVISGTRMASNEKGWTWTALRKINYYLANSHNCTDEAVRTKYDGVAYFFRAYFYYEKVLRYGDVPWYEQVIGSEEEELLKKPREDRGIIMDHVMNDLKNAIEMLPREKDVARVTRWSALALKSRIALYEGTWRKYRNLPDADKYLQLAADAASTFISESGYSLYKEGTEPYRDLFCSDDAKQEEVILARIYNFEGLNLSHNVQFNIRNSAAGFTRRFMNHYLMADGSRFTEKEGHETMSYTEETAGRDPRMAQTVLCPGYIAKGEESVTANDMTAMTGYEPIKFVSTAAHSGASKGTSDWPLFRTAEVYLNYAEAKAELGTLTKDDLLISIDRIRDRAGMKGLDMAAANANPDPFLLACYPNVTKSENTGVILEIRRERTIELVMEGLRMWDMFRWKEGAQLVNETNPYYGIYFSGPGLYDMDGDGRNDLELYVDKQTSSPADGLTVLRIGSDIILSDMAENRGYVVAWSTLKYTWNEERDYLWPIPADQRVLTGGLLTQNPGWTDSTDFD, from the coding sequence ATGAAAACACTGCAAAAAATATTGGCAACGATCCTGCTGGGCGCCGCATGTTCCAGCTGCGACCTGACCCTTATTCCCGAAGATACGGTCACTCCGCAGACCTTCTTCAAGACGGAAACCGATCTGCGGCTGTGGACCAACCAGTTCTATACGATGCTCGAATCACCCGACAACGCCGCCGGCCTCAATGCCGACGATATGGTCGACAAGAGCATGGGCGACGTAATATCGGGAACCCGTATGGCCTCCAACGAAAAAGGTTGGACCTGGACCGCCCTGCGCAAAATCAACTACTATCTGGCGAATTCGCATAACTGCACCGACGAAGCCGTCCGCACCAAGTACGACGGCGTGGCCTACTTCTTCCGCGCCTATTTCTACTACGAGAAGGTACTCCGCTACGGCGACGTACCCTGGTACGAGCAGGTCATCGGCTCCGAAGAGGAGGAGTTGCTGAAAAAGCCCCGCGAAGATCGCGGCATCATCATGGATCACGTGATGAACGACCTCAAAAACGCAATCGAAATGCTGCCTCGCGAAAAGGATGTCGCCCGCGTAACCCGTTGGTCGGCCCTGGCTCTCAAATCGCGTATCGCCCTCTACGAAGGCACGTGGCGCAAATACCGGAATCTGCCCGATGCCGACAAGTATCTGCAACTGGCCGCCGACGCCGCATCGACCTTCATCTCCGAAAGCGGCTACTCGCTCTACAAGGAGGGAACGGAACCCTATCGGGATCTCTTTTGCAGCGACGACGCCAAACAGGAAGAGGTCATTCTGGCCCGCATCTACAACTTCGAAGGACTGAATCTCTCCCACAACGTGCAGTTCAACATCCGCAACTCCGCAGCAGGTTTCACGCGCCGTTTCATGAACCATTACCTCATGGCCGACGGTTCGCGCTTCACCGAAAAAGAGGGACACGAAACGATGTCCTACACCGAAGAGACCGCCGGACGCGACCCCCGTATGGCACAGACCGTACTCTGTCCGGGCTACATCGCCAAAGGCGAGGAGTCGGTCACGGCGAACGACATGACGGCGATGACAGGATACGAACCTATCAAGTTCGTCTCGACGGCAGCCCACAGCGGAGCGTCGAAAGGCACCTCCGACTGGCCGTTGTTCCGTACGGCGGAGGTCTATCTCAACTACGCCGAAGCCAAAGCCGAACTGGGAACGCTGACGAAAGACGACCTGCTCATTTCGATCGACAGAATCCGCGACCGGGCCGGCATGAAGGGGCTCGACATGGCCGCTGCCAACGCCAATCCCGATCCCTTCCTCCTGGCCTGCTATCCCAATGTCACCAAAAGCGAAAACACGGGAGTCATCCTCGAAATCCGTCGGGAGCGCACGATCGAACTCGTGATGGAAGGGCTGCGCATGTGGGACATGTTCCGCTGGAAAGAGGGTGCGCAACTGGTCAACGAAACCAACCCCTACTACGGAATCTATTTCTCCGGACCGGGACTCTACGACATGGACGGCGACGGCAGGAACGACCTCGAACTCTATGTCGACAAGCAGACCAGCAGTCCGGCCGACGGATTGACGGTACTGCGCATCGGATCGGACATCATTCTCTCCGACATGGCGGAAAACCGCGGTTACGTGGTGGCGTGGAGTACGCTGAAATACACTTGGAACGAGGAACGCGACTACCTGTGGCCCATTCCGGCCGACCAGCGCGTACTGACGGGCGGACTGCTGACCCAGAATCCCGGATGGACCGACAGCACCGATTTCGACTGA
- a CDS encoding TonB-dependent receptor: MKNVTVQEAVTSLNRTENYSILVSSDEVDLNKRISISAQNATIREILDQVFAGQEVNCTINGNRIIVTKRQSAPMAETPTAPDDSVYGRVTDTKGQPIIAATVTIEGSQKGTLTGADGTFELTEVTFPAQLNISYLGYITQTATIEQGGGNLPLNIVLKESDNLMDEVVVVGYGTQRRANLSGAVATISGKDLNARPVVSAANALQGADPSVNITFGTGSPESSYSINIRGSISLNSGSPLVLADGVEVSLSQINPNDIESVSVLKDASSCAIYGAKASAGVVLITTKAGKKGQRAHVTYNGRFGWAKNTTSTDFIDTGYDHVRIVNQFMNDSSDGTMDIFRYTEENGGLQKLYERRNDRTPHPDRPWVEVGNDGKYYYYGNFDWYGYFYNRVRSQQEHNLSLSGSTDKVSYYASGRFYQQYGMFNINKDKFNDYAFRTKVSARIAPWLKYSNNTSFDTTDYKYGGHQDYEGTINALQSNICAAFLPYNPDGTIVQYVNQLGKNSPIGAGRGGQMTADRSKNTREKRYLTFSNQFDVTLFKKLVLTAVYDYRQRDNLFKYRNNTFEYSRQQGVVETFTSGSVENSYREIHQTYKGHNVNIYGTYENSWGGHNLKITAGGQYEDYRSTSLDAKQTDLSSDDIDSFTVATGPITLSQSITAYRTLGFFGRVNYDYKGRYIFEASARGDGSSRFESDHRWGFFPSASAAWRISEESFFTPARDIVDNLKLRLSVGSLGNQQVSDYAYIEQISTDNQMNYTFDGQEKAFYANVTDPLSSGLTWETVTTYDVGLDVGLLNNRLNFTGDYYIRDTKDMLTTSLTLPSVFGANTPKANCADLRTKGWEISLSWQDEFQLAGKPFSYYVSASVGDYITKITKYHNPDRVISDRYEGQTLGEIWGYHVEGLFKTDREAAEYQALIDDKAVNNRVYQNKGPAGNRLRAGDVRFADLDGNNIISEGSGTVDDPGDKRIIGNSLPRYNYSFRLGFNWMGFDISAFFQGIGRRDWYPAANQASFDFWGPYAFPPTSFIHKDFYSNCWSEDNRNAYFPRPRGYNAYSGGALGEKNDRYLQNLAYLRLKNLTIGYTVPENLTRKIGISRARIYFSGENLCYWSPLKKHNKTIDPELAGSSGTNKANSGTGYAYPKTLSIGVDISF, from the coding sequence TTGAAGAACGTAACCGTTCAGGAGGCAGTGACCTCGCTGAACCGTACCGAAAACTACTCCATTCTCGTCAGTTCGGACGAGGTAGATCTGAACAAACGCATATCCATTTCGGCCCAAAACGCCACCATCCGCGAAATTCTCGATCAGGTATTCGCGGGGCAGGAAGTCAATTGCACGATCAACGGAAACCGCATCATCGTCACCAAGCGGCAATCCGCGCCCATGGCCGAAACGCCGACCGCCCCGGACGACTCCGTATACGGCCGAGTGACCGACACCAAAGGACAGCCGATTATCGCTGCGACGGTCACGATCGAAGGATCCCAAAAAGGCACACTGACCGGAGCCGACGGGACTTTCGAATTGACGGAGGTGACCTTTCCCGCCCAACTCAACATCTCCTATCTGGGTTACATCACACAAACCGCAACAATCGAGCAAGGGGGGGGGAATCTTCCGCTCAACATCGTCCTGAAAGAGTCTGACAACCTGATGGACGAAGTCGTAGTCGTCGGCTACGGTACACAGCGCAGAGCCAACCTGTCCGGAGCCGTGGCGACTATCAGCGGCAAAGACCTCAATGCCCGTCCGGTCGTTTCGGCAGCCAACGCGCTGCAAGGCGCCGACCCTTCCGTGAACATCACCTTCGGAACCGGATCGCCCGAATCCTCCTATTCGATCAATATCCGCGGTTCGATTTCCCTCAATAGCGGTTCGCCGCTCGTACTGGCCGACGGCGTGGAGGTGAGTCTCAGTCAGATCAACCCCAACGACATCGAATCCGTATCCGTGCTCAAAGACGCCTCGTCATGCGCCATCTACGGCGCCAAGGCTTCGGCCGGCGTAGTGCTCATCACGACCAAAGCGGGCAAGAAAGGCCAACGGGCCCATGTCACCTACAACGGGCGCTTCGGCTGGGCCAAGAATACCACTTCGACCGATTTTATCGATACGGGTTACGACCACGTGCGTATCGTCAACCAGTTCATGAACGACTCGTCGGACGGCACGATGGACATTTTCCGCTACACCGAAGAGAACGGCGGTCTGCAAAAACTCTACGAGCGTCGCAACGACCGTACGCCGCACCCCGATCGTCCATGGGTCGAAGTCGGCAACGACGGCAAGTACTATTACTACGGCAACTTCGACTGGTACGGCTATTTCTACAACCGCGTGCGGTCGCAGCAGGAACACAACCTCTCGCTCTCGGGCAGTACGGACAAAGTATCCTACTACGCAAGCGGCCGTTTCTACCAACAGTACGGCATGTTCAACATCAACAAGGACAAGTTCAACGACTATGCCTTCCGCACCAAGGTATCGGCTCGGATAGCTCCGTGGCTGAAATACTCGAACAACACCAGCTTCGACACCACGGACTACAAGTACGGTGGCCATCAGGACTACGAAGGCACGATCAACGCCCTGCAATCGAACATCTGCGCCGCATTCCTTCCCTACAACCCCGACGGCACGATCGTACAATACGTCAACCAACTGGGCAAGAACTCCCCGATCGGAGCCGGCCGCGGAGGACAGATGACCGCCGACCGTTCGAAAAACACGCGCGAGAAACGCTACCTCACCTTCTCGAACCAGTTCGACGTCACGCTCTTCAAAAAACTCGTCCTCACAGCGGTCTACGACTACCGTCAGCGGGACAATCTCTTCAAATACCGCAACAACACGTTCGAATATTCGCGCCAGCAGGGCGTCGTGGAGACGTTCACGTCGGGATCGGTCGAAAATTCCTACCGCGAGATACACCAAACCTACAAAGGACATAACGTCAACATCTACGGAACTTACGAGAATTCGTGGGGCGGCCACAATCTGAAAATCACAGCCGGAGGCCAATACGAAGACTACCGCTCAACCTCGCTCGACGCAAAACAGACCGACCTGTCGAGCGACGACATCGACTCCTTCACGGTAGCGACGGGCCCCATCACCCTCTCGCAATCGATCACGGCCTACCGTACGCTGGGATTCTTCGGACGAGTGAATTACGACTACAAGGGCCGCTACATTTTCGAGGCGAGCGCCCGCGGCGACGGTTCGTCGCGCTTCGAGTCCGACCATCGCTGGGGCTTCTTCCCCTCTGCGTCGGCCGCATGGCGCATCAGCGAGGAGTCGTTCTTCACCCCGGCACGGGACATCGTCGACAACCTCAAATTGCGTCTTTCGGTAGGCAGTCTGGGCAATCAGCAGGTATCCGACTATGCCTACATCGAGCAGATCAGCACCGACAATCAGATGAACTATACCTTCGACGGACAGGAAAAAGCCTTTTATGCCAACGTCACGGATCCGCTCTCGTCGGGTCTGACGTGGGAAACCGTAACCACCTACGACGTCGGACTCGACGTAGGCCTTCTGAACAATCGTCTCAATTTCACCGGAGACTATTATATCCGCGATACGAAGGACATGCTCACCACTTCGCTCACGCTGCCCAGCGTCTTCGGCGCCAATACCCCGAAAGCCAACTGCGCCGACCTGCGCACAAAGGGCTGGGAGATCTCGCTGAGTTGGCAAGACGAATTCCAACTGGCGGGGAAACCCTTCTCGTACTACGTATCGGCTTCCGTGGGTGACTACATTACCAAAATCACCAAATACCACAATCCTGATCGGGTGATCTCCGACCGCTACGAAGGTCAAACGCTGGGCGAAATCTGGGGATACCACGTCGAAGGTCTGTTCAAAACCGACCGCGAAGCCGCCGAATACCAGGCCTTGATCGACGACAAGGCGGTCAATAACCGCGTCTATCAGAACAAAGGGCCTGCCGGCAACCGTCTGCGCGCGGGCGATGTCCGTTTCGCCGACCTCGACGGCAACAACATCATCTCCGAAGGTTCGGGCACCGTGGACGATCCGGGCGACAAACGCATCATCGGCAACTCGCTACCCCGTTACAACTACTCGTTCCGGCTGGGTTTCAACTGGATGGGATTCGACATATCGGCCTTCTTCCAGGGCATCGGACGTCGCGACTGGTATCCGGCTGCCAACCAAGCCTCCTTCGACTTCTGGGGCCCCTATGCCTTTCCGCCCACTTCGTTCATCCACAAGGACTTTTATTCGAACTGCTGGTCGGAGGATAATCGCAATGCCTACTTCCCCCGTCCGCGCGGCTACAATGCCTACTCCGGCGGTGCGTTGGGCGAGAAAAACGACCGCTATCTTCAAAATCTCGCCTATCTGCGTCTGAAAAATCTCACGATCGGCTATACCGTACCCGAGAATCTCACTCGCAAAATCGGTATCAGCCGCGCCCGCATCTATTTTTCGGGTGAAAACCTCTGCTATTGGTCGCCGCTGAAAAAACACAACAAGACCATCGATCCCGAGCTGGCCGGATCGAGCGGTACGAACAAGGCCAACTCCGGAACAGGATACGCCTATCCCAAAACGCTTTCCATAGGCGTCGACATCAGCTTCTAA
- a CDS encoding PL29 family lyase N-terminal domain-containing protein, with translation MKRTLITSLLASALLFGGGCSDDFDDSALWKGVDEIYNQLTELEKQADQLNDQIRLLSSIVNGGAITSITQDAEGNDVIRFKGTDNIEHSVTVATKDDVSSAPILGTKEENGVLYWTTTVDGNTDFLKDTDGSKIPVAGRTPEMAVDKEGYWTLNGRRLTDASGNPVKAEGKQTSLITGISRDDNGNAIFTLGDGSTVSAPIFDAFNIVFKIGDTAFDDEYTVEDVAQPLTIGYEITGEKADEAILKIVRCEQLAAVVDTSAETVVVTFEAPFEEGCFALMLCDLQENVLIRMVRLASASAKPEYYGIKTADDLREFARAVNTGRNYDRYRDETGDVVLLDDVDMNGITEWTAIGTTEHPFSGKFNGKGHTIRNIAWTADAAKSTAHGLFGVLNQASVRNLTVGGSGDRIIVRGTAAAGTAIAGVAAFATESVIENVANNVSISFEGEDPADTPVMLAGIVGQMSGTTLGGQSAEAGCTNNGDITSGAIANTGNGGKGMQVAGICAYIKNTDGNFMGHCTNNGRVNAPSGRGGGLAGTFEKGTIANSTNAGLVEDDAVGQYAGQKDKYGIKRMGGLVGGSTSAECIIENCTNSGNVISHLGCRTGGFAGHNAGTIRTCKNTGAIIGNVTVAGSDYHGPGWACGYNKSASLISDCIGHGFVGDYDTYKDSPTTAPAAMHTSAVCHKRSNYDTEENTVDWTLPSYYDWELKQTVALHPGVKYTYYEFTNLPRKMHVLELDLTNDAVEISTSMADDLVPNPNGNNNSNNGKNIRETLSENCNRKRAEGQNIIAGINSGFFNSHDGFPRGLHIEEGRPDFVNNKSVRTSLTNHANAFTFFKDRTVSCGKKTFSGKIEVGGTEYEYHSINDTILRSGSTLQEANLYTARYKKIPHPDAPSLTNTLSKKALYVVAKNKSGNPVTVNDGWFEATVTQIADGRSTELAEAPYLTALDEWAVQLTGATAETLAGKLSVGSTLRIRADVTVNGISTPILTQNSTMYQFMVDGEDKSFDTDKYDPMTYVGIDKAGTKVCFFVIDGRQDWISMGVKFYEMVRIAQKFDCWNVTRFDGGGSTAMWLYTDGAGKVVNQPSDAKGERSCMNYLHVRIKQ, from the coding sequence ATGAAACGAACTCTGATAACATCACTTTTGGCATCGGCTCTTCTTTTCGGCGGCGGATGCAGCGACGACTTCGACGACTCCGCCCTGTGGAAAGGGGTCGACGAGATATACAACCAACTCACGGAACTCGAAAAACAGGCCGATCAACTCAACGACCAGATCCGGCTGCTCTCGTCCATCGTCAACGGCGGAGCCATAACCTCGATCACGCAGGACGCCGAGGGCAACGACGTCATCCGGTTCAAGGGGACCGACAATATCGAACACAGCGTCACCGTCGCCACGAAGGACGACGTCTCCTCGGCACCGATCCTCGGTACGAAAGAGGAGAACGGCGTACTCTACTGGACGACTACCGTCGACGGAAACACCGATTTTCTGAAAGACACCGACGGCTCGAAAATCCCCGTTGCGGGGCGTACTCCCGAAATGGCCGTCGACAAAGAGGGTTACTGGACCCTCAACGGCCGGCGATTGACCGATGCGTCGGGAAACCCGGTGAAAGCCGAAGGAAAGCAGACGTCGCTCATCACAGGAATCTCGCGCGACGACAACGGCAACGCCATCTTCACGCTGGGCGACGGATCGACCGTATCCGCACCGATATTCGACGCCTTCAACATCGTCTTCAAGATCGGCGACACCGCCTTCGACGACGAGTACACCGTCGAAGACGTTGCGCAGCCACTCACGATCGGTTACGAGATCACGGGCGAAAAGGCCGACGAAGCGATCCTGAAAATAGTGCGCTGCGAGCAGCTCGCGGCCGTAGTCGACACCTCGGCCGAAACCGTCGTCGTAACCTTCGAAGCGCCTTTCGAAGAAGGATGCTTCGCTCTGATGCTCTGCGACCTGCAAGAGAACGTGCTGATCCGCATGGTGCGTCTGGCGTCGGCGAGCGCCAAACCCGAATATTACGGTATCAAAACCGCGGACGACCTGCGCGAATTCGCCCGGGCCGTAAATACGGGGCGCAACTATGACCGCTATCGCGATGAAACCGGAGACGTCGTTCTGCTGGACGATGTCGACATGAACGGGATCACCGAATGGACCGCCATCGGAACGACCGAACACCCCTTCTCCGGCAAGTTCAACGGCAAAGGCCATACGATCCGCAACATCGCATGGACGGCCGATGCCGCGAAATCGACGGCGCACGGTCTGTTCGGCGTACTGAATCAGGCCTCCGTCCGGAATCTCACGGTCGGCGGCTCGGGCGATCGGATCATCGTCCGGGGGACTGCCGCAGCCGGTACGGCCATCGCGGGCGTAGCGGCGTTCGCTACGGAATCGGTCATCGAAAACGTCGCCAACAACGTCTCGATCTCGTTCGAAGGCGAAGACCCCGCCGACACGCCGGTGATGCTTGCCGGCATCGTCGGACAGATGTCCGGAACGACTCTCGGCGGACAATCCGCCGAAGCGGGGTGTACCAATAACGGCGACATCACCTCAGGAGCGATCGCCAACACCGGAAACGGAGGCAAAGGCATGCAGGTAGCCGGCATCTGTGCGTACATCAAAAATACAGACGGCAACTTCATGGGTCACTGCACCAACAACGGACGCGTGAACGCACCCTCCGGACGCGGCGGAGGGCTGGCCGGAACTTTCGAGAAGGGAACCATCGCCAACTCAACGAACGCCGGACTCGTCGAAGACGACGCAGTCGGACAGTACGCCGGACAGAAGGACAAATACGGCATCAAACGCATGGGCGGTCTGGTCGGAGGTTCGACCTCGGCGGAGTGCATCATCGAGAACTGTACCAATTCCGGAAACGTCATCTCGCACCTCGGCTGCCGTACGGGCGGATTCGCGGGGCACAACGCCGGCACGATCCGCACCTGCAAGAACACCGGCGCCATCATCGGCAACGTGACCGTCGCCGGTTCGGACTATCACGGTCCCGGATGGGCCTGCGGCTATAACAAGAGTGCATCTCTCATCTCGGACTGCATCGGACACGGATTCGTCGGCGATTACGACACGTACAAAGACTCCCCGACGACGGCTCCCGCAGCCATGCACACCTCGGCCGTCTGTCACAAACGTTCGAACTACGACACAGAGGAAAACACCGTGGACTGGACGCTTCCGTCCTACTACGATTGGGAGCTCAAACAGACCGTCGCACTTCACCCCGGAGTGAAATACACCTACTACGAATTCACCAACCTACCGCGTAAAATGCACGTACTGGAACTCGACCTGACGAACGACGCCGTGGAGATATCCACCTCGATGGCCGACGACCTCGTACCCAATCCCAACGGCAACAACAACAGCAACAACGGCAAAAACATCCGCGAGACACTCTCGGAAAACTGCAACCGGAAGCGTGCCGAAGGACAAAACATCATCGCCGGCATCAATTCGGGCTTCTTCAATTCGCATGACGGATTCCCCCGCGGACTGCACATCGAGGAGGGACGCCCCGACTTCGTCAACAACAAGAGCGTCCGCACGTCGCTGACCAACCATGCGAATGCCTTCACTTTCTTCAAGGATCGTACGGTGAGCTGCGGCAAAAAGACCTTCTCCGGCAAAATCGAAGTCGGCGGTACGGAATACGAATACCACTCGATCAACGACACGATCCTGCGTTCGGGCAGCACGTTGCAAGAAGCCAACCTCTATACTGCACGATACAAGAAAATACCCCATCCCGACGCTCCCTCGCTGACCAATACGCTCTCCAAAAAGGCGCTCTACGTCGTCGCGAAAAACAAGTCGGGCAATCCCGTGACGGTCAACGACGGCTGGTTCGAAGCCACTGTAACCCAGATCGCGGACGGTCGTTCGACGGAGCTCGCCGAAGCGCCCTATCTGACGGCCCTCGACGAGTGGGCCGTACAGCTCACCGGCGCGACGGCCGAAACGCTCGCCGGAAAACTCTCCGTGGGTTCGACGCTCCGCATCCGCGCAGACGTGACGGTCAACGGAATCTCGACCCCGATTCTGACACAGAACTCCACGATGTATCAGTTCATGGTCGACGGCGAAGACAAGAGTTTCGACACAGACAAATACGACCCGATGACTTACGTGGGCATCGACAAGGCCGGAACGAAAGTCTGCTTCTTCGTCATCGACGGCCGTCAGGACTGGATTTCGATGGGCGTAAAATTCTATGAAATGGTCCGCATCGCCCAAAAATTCGACTGCTGGAACGTAACGAGATTCGACGGCGGCGGTTCGACGGCCATGTGGCTCTACACCGACGGCGCCGGCAAGGTGGTCAACCAGCCGTCCGATGCGAAAGGCGAACGCTCGTGCATGAACTACCTCCACGTGCGGATCAAACAATAA
- a CDS encoding RNA polymerase sigma-70 factor, which produces MKFTFGRQQSDSSLISAVKKGDKGAYEQLFVRYYPTLLRFIHGMLKDNHMAEDIAQNIFMKLWIHREKLDSTQSLKNYLFVLAKHEIFNIFKAKRTTMLSLLPQLNDRDIEDRGYSIEEQYNYAELNELLIQNISKMPPQRQLIFRMSRCEHLSNREIAERLGLSVRSVDKHIELALKDLHNSIC; this is translated from the coding sequence ATGAAATTCACCTTTGGTAGACAGCAAAGCGACAGCTCCCTGATCTCCGCAGTCAAAAAGGGCGACAAAGGAGCCTACGAGCAACTCTTCGTACGCTACTACCCCACCTTGTTGCGTTTCATACACGGTATGCTCAAAGATAACCACATGGCCGAGGATATCGCCCAGAATATCTTCATGAAACTTTGGATTCACCGCGAAAAGCTCGACAGTACGCAATCGCTCAAAAACTACCTATTCGTATTGGCCAAACATGAAATATTCAACATTTTCAAGGCCAAGCGTACGACCATGCTCTCCCTGCTGCCCCAGCTCAACGACCGCGATATCGAAGATCGAGGCTATTCGATCGAAGAGCAATACAACTATGCCGAACTGAACGAGCTGCTCATCCAGAACATCTCAAAAATGCCGCCCCAACGGCAATTGATCTTCCGCATGAGCCGCTGCGAACATCTCTCCAACCGCGAGATCGCCGAACGGCTGGGTCTCTCGGTGCGCAGCGTCGACAAACACATCGAACTGGCTCTGAAAGATCTTCACAACTCCATCTGCTGA
- a CDS encoding FecR family protein has protein sequence MTKLNEYFENKLSAQEQLEVQMWLAENGYNPDAEAQLEELFDKLHVDDEAAARAAFQQVASRLGITAEARNTTACRSRIAAWSQRIAAILIVPLLCAVCLLYATRQPEVEWFEKQVPYGEIASLTLPDGTHLHLNSGSRITYPSAFTGKERRIFVDGEIFADVAKDPHKPFIIRSGDVGIRVLGTKFNFKSYTNTDCIELLLVDGAVQFDIDTDTRKQQLRMEPGDLVLYDRVSNDINLSTFQPEHFKSFADNRAIHFFNLRMHDIALDLERLFGTRIVILDEALAQTRYFAYFTNNETLDQILSAINSDRKMKISRRDGVVYLSLK, from the coding sequence ATGACCAAACTAAACGAATATTTCGAAAACAAACTCTCCGCACAAGAACAGCTCGAAGTGCAAATGTGGCTCGCCGAGAACGGATACAATCCGGATGCCGAAGCACAACTGGAAGAGCTTTTCGACAAGCTGCACGTCGACGACGAAGCGGCAGCCAGAGCCGCCTTCCAACAGGTCGCCAGCCGGCTCGGCATTACCGCAGAAGCACGAAACACGACCGCCTGCCGCTCGCGTATCGCCGCATGGAGCCAACGAATCGCCGCAATCCTCATCGTTCCGCTCTTGTGCGCAGTCTGCCTGCTCTACGCCACCCGTCAGCCGGAAGTAGAGTGGTTCGAGAAACAGGTACCCTACGGAGAAATCGCCTCTCTGACCCTTCCCGACGGCACGCACTTGCACCTCAACTCCGGCAGCCGCATTACCTATCCGTCGGCCTTTACCGGCAAGGAGCGTCGCATCTTCGTCGACGGCGAAATCTTCGCCGATGTGGCGAAAGATCCCCACAAACCCTTCATCATTCGTTCGGGCGACGTCGGCATTCGCGTTCTGGGCACCAAATTCAACTTCAAGTCCTATACGAACACCGACTGCATCGAGCTGTTGCTGGTCGACGGGGCGGTCCAGTTCGACATCGACACCGATACCCGCAAACAGCAATTGCGGATGGAGCCGGGCGATCTCGTACTCTACGACCGCGTCTCGAACGACATCAACCTCTCGACGTTCCAACCCGAACATTTCAAATCGTTCGCGGACAACAGGGCCATCCACTTCTTCAATCTGCGTATGCATGACATCGCGTTAGACCTCGAACGACTGTTCGGCACCCGCATCGTCATTCTCGACGAGGCGCTCGCTCAGACACGTTATTTCGCCTATTTCACCAATAACGAAACGCTGGATCAAATTCTCTCGGCGATCAATTCCGACCGCAAGATGAAGATTTCCCGTCGCGACGGAGTCGTCTACCTTTCGTTGAAATGA